In the genome of Colletotrichum lupini chromosome 8, complete sequence, one region contains:
- a CDS encoding beta-ketoacyl synthase: protein MSGQDQVLAYVFGDQTHDIADTLRSLVQSHHDPLVIDFLERSCGVLKHEVARLSPEQQARCPRFATLADLLSSYRSGTLNPCLVQALTCITQLGLFIRQHSSGCQVYPTPENSLLAGICTGALAAAAVSCAHSAPSLLSPALHAVAVAVRLGALAWDVADRITNKHEISDSTSTFDSWSRAVTGSSPKILADALLQYAAEAGLPVTTTPYISAIIGPNQATVSGPPGVLSNFLASDIGKSVAPTSASLRITSPYHSALFYSEHDIEQVLASVPLSSSSLARIPVISTSTEGQVHSTKASLRDALEQAARDCLERQMALEQLPVRIAEHVRRSAKTTTDSITDVIIQPFAFHSTDRLVSPVRRLLPSDSYCVQERSPLAAEELASLAGNGALGADGGASKSPIAILAASGRFPGNADTMDAFWDILHKGVDTHEMVPASRWNASAHVGDTSVKNVSGTGFGCWLHQAPQFDAAFFNMSPREAAQVDPAQRLALLTAAEALEKAGIVPNRTPSTQKHRVGVWFGATSNDWMETNSAQNIDTYFIPGGNRAFIPGRINYHFKFSGPSYTIDTACSSSLAALHLACNALWRGEVDTAIVGGTNVLTNPDMTAGLDRGHFLSRTGNCKTFDDDADGYCRGEAVVTIILKRLDDAQKDKDPIEACILGVATNHNAEAESITRPHAAAQKDLFEHILAETKVSSNDISYVEMHGTGTQAGDAGETTSVVTTLSPLTARGTSVRPATNPLHIGAVKSNVGHGEAAAGVTSLAKVLMMMKHSTIPPHIGIKTKINHKLPDLQARNTRIATVATPWVRPANDSRRVLLNNFSAAGGNTAIVLEDAPVFNNYTGPDPRRHHVVTLSAKTGESLVSNLGNLLQWLDGAAPREDPNLLAKLSYTTTARRMHHRYRVAVTATSIPQLKSSLQKELDARSGGEKILPAPAKTPGFVFTFTGQGSPHAGMGADLYARFASFKNNLQRYNHLCVQMGLPSILPLFEERDYFSRASLTALQLAHVSFQMALCKLWESFGITPKAVVGHSLGEYAALYAAGALSQADVLYLVGKRSQLMEEHLAQGTHAMLVVMAEEATVLAAIPGVVGRDLEVSCRNRKHNIVLGGTIAHVKEARTILESKGMRCHVLDTAHAFHTSQVDPILAQFRKIAKGIHICRPTIPVISPTLSKVLREATDFSEGYFVEHCRKPVNIMQAASVAKAEGILDERTIAIEIGPAPVVAPMVKEVVGSTMQTFASAHKTIDTWQLMTDAFSGMYAAGANVEWSRYHADFPECQQVLQLPSYGWTLKEYWMQYTNDWSLRKGDAPIIMGPANLAFSSIYNVVKNTLQSSSDGEVVVDLDLNADDVHSMAQGHKVYYGVALCTPSVYADIAQMIGKYVKQITGMDVDAVGTEVAEMHIQSALVANDVGLKQVLRTEAKFDAAKKSLFCTFSTLDGNDKTMEQHANCSIRFTEIDETKSQFAQAVSDAKIRMKAIQAQVGGDESTFRFSKSMIYKMVGQLADFDPKYRGLSAITLSNNTYEAAGTVSFKGIPDNGKWFSNPAFLDSISQLAGFVMNANESVDLDKELFVNHGWESMKLFTPKLDANMTYHSYVKMTEGKDKLWSGDVIIFDQNQNLIGILGGVALQGVPKRLMDYIINSAMKKVSGGFSSAKSQTQPLQPQAIVTSDMKATFGDISLAESQAAPTAQQAAEDSWPVALKVLAEESGLDEKELADDVALADIGIDSLLSLVICGRLRDELDVDLPERALFEECLTVGDIRMRVSGTAMSSTESSGHESDITSVESDNASSVGSPDLDNLASPFSAAMTPINGLDTPGSYFEVIDMSAGDFKGQAVPSTPIVSTIPPAWSMYLQGSRTKAKETLFLFPDGCGVATSYLSLPTISPTTALVGFNSPFAKTPSRMCDHTLREVLQSYIAGLRQKQSRGPYRLGGWSAGGILAYAVTQELIAAGEEVTSLTLIDSPPPNNGLDHLPDRFYDHCNKVGIFRNEMRRGAEQSEPPEWLMPHFRASTELLHDYHAPAMSPEAARKLHVNIIWAGECAFDGVRYPTLPPAMMEGEDCEGMKFLTEKRKNFGPGEWALLFPGASIATTVIEREHHFSMMRGSGADRLVDAIRRGL, encoded by the exons ATGTCGGGTCAAGATCAAGTACTCGCCTATGTCTTTGGCGACCAAACACATGACATCGCAGACACGCTGCGTAGTCTGGTACAATCTCACCATGATCCACTCGTGATCGACTTCCTTGAGCGAAGCTGTGGAGTGCTGAAACACGAAGTTGCCCGCCTATCTCCAGAGCAACAGGCGCGATGCCCACGCTTCGCTACCTTGGCAGATCTCCTGTCATCATACCGTTCCGGTACCCTCAACCCCTGTCTTGTACAAGCCTTGACATGTATTACACAACTTGGCCTCTTCATCCGTCAACATAGCAGCGGATGTCAAGTCTATCCCACACCCGAGAACAGCCTCTTGGCCGGAATCTGTACCGGTGCCTTGGCTGCTGCGGCCGTGAGCTGTGCTCATAGCGCCCCTAGTCTTCTCTCACCCGCGCTTCACGCCGTTGCTGTTGCCGTTCGCTTGGGCGCGCTCGCATGGGACGTCGCTGATAGAATCACCAACAAGCATGAGATATCCGATTCTACCAGCACGTTCGATTCGTGGTCTCGCGCCGTGACTGGATCCAGCCCGAAGATTCTTGCCGACGCTCTGCTGCAATACGCTGCTGAAGCTGGCCTGCCCGTGACGACTACCCCGTATATTTCAGCCATTATCGGGCCTAATCAAGCAACCGTCTCTGGACCGCCCGGAGTTCTCTCCAATTTCTTGGCCTCAGACATCGGCAAGTCAGTTGCACCTACGTCAGCCTCGCTGCGCATCACTTCCCCATACCATTCTGCACTATTCTACAGTGAGCACGATATCGAGCAAGTCCTTGCTAGTGTTCCACTGAGTAGCTCGTCTCTGGCTCGCATTCCTGTCATCTCCACCAGCACCGAGGGCCAAGTGCACTCCACTAAGGCAAGCCTCCGAGATGCGCTCGAGCAAGCTGCTCGTGACTGTCTTGAGAGACAGATGGCGCTTGAGCAATTGCCGGTCCGTATAGCTGAGCATGTTAGACGTTCGGCTAAGACGACGACGGACAGCATCACAGATGTGATTATTCAGCCTTTTGCATTCCACAGCACGGATCGCCTTGTCTCCCCTGTTCGTCGACTTCTACCGTCAGATTCCTACTGTGTACAAGAGAGGTCCCCTCTAGCTGCTGAAGAGCTTGCCTCGCTGGCAGGCAATGGTGCTCTCGGTGCCGATGGTGGTGCTTCGAAGTCTCCTATCGCCATCCTTGCTGCTTCCGGCAGATTCCCTGGCAATGCTGATACCATGGACGCATTCTGGGATATCCTCCACAAGGGTGTCGATACTCACGAGATGGTTCCAGCCTCTCGATGGAACGCCTCTGCTCACGTTGGAGACACATCTGTGAAAAACGTCTCTGGCACCGGCTTTGGTTGCTGGCTGCATCAGGCACCGCAGTTCGATGCAGCCTTTTTCAATATGTCGCCCCGTGAGGCCGCACAAGTCGATCCTGCCCAGCGCCTTGCACTCTTGACTGCCGCCGAGGCTCTCGAGAAGGCGGGAATCGTGCCGAACCGTACTCCGTCTACTCAGAAGCACCGCGTAGGTGTATGGTTTGGTGCCACTAGCAACGACTGGATGGAGACAAACAGTGCGCAAAACATCGATACCTACTTCATTCCCGGCGGCAACCGTGCATTCATTCCGGGTCGCATCAACTATCATTTTAAATTTAGCGGTCCCAGTTACACTATCGACACTGCTTGCAGCTCTAGCTTGGCTGCGCTGCACTTGGCATGCAATGCTCTGTGGCGCGGCGAGGTTGACACCGCCATTGTTGGAGGTACCAATGTCCTCACCAATCCTGATATGACGGCTGGTCTGGACAGAGGCCACTTCCTCTCCCGTACCGGCAACTGTAAGACATTTGACGATGACGCTGACGGATACTGCCGCGGCGAAGCAGTTGTCACGATCATCCTTAAGCGACTGGATGACGCCCAGAAGGACAAGGACCCTATTGAGGCTTGCATCTTGGGGGTCGCCACGAACCACAATGCCGAAGCAGAGTCCATCACTAGACCCCATGCCGCTGCTCAGAAGGACCTATTTGAGCATATACTTGCCGAGACCAAGGTCAGCTCCAACGACATCAGCTACGTTGAGATGCACGGTACGGGTACGCAGGCTGGCGACGCAGGGGAGACCACTTCCGTTGTGACGACCTTGTCTCCGCTGACGGCTCGCGGCACATCAGTCCGCCCAGCTACCAACCCTCTCCATATTGGTGCCGTTAAGTCCAATGTCGGCCATGGCGAAGCTGCTGCTGGAGTCACCAGTCTTGCCAAGGTCCTCATGATGATGAAACACTCGACCATTCCTCCTCACATTGGTATCAAGACCAAGATCAACCACAAGTTGCCAGATCTTCAAGCTCGTAACACTCGCATTGCTACTGTCGCGACCCCTTGGGTCAGGCCCGCGAATGACAGCCGCCGAGTGTTGCTGAACAACTTCTCTGCCGCAGGCGGCAACACCGCTATCGTCCTGGAAGACGCTCCTGTCTTCAACAATTACACCGGCCCCGACCCGAGACGCCATCACGTCGTGACGCTCTCCGCTAAGACGGGCGAATCCTTAGTCTCTAATCTTGGCAACCTTCTTCAATGGCTCGATGGTGCGGCACCGCGTGAAGACCCCAATCTCCTCGCAAAGCTCTCTTATACCACCACCGCCCGCCGTATGCACCATCGGTACAGAGTTGCTGTGACTGCTACTAGTATTCCCCAACTCAAGTCGTCGCTGCAGAAAGAGCTCGATGCCCGTAGCGGAGGAGAGAAGATTCTGCCTGCCCCGGCCAAAACACCCGGCTTCGTATTTACTTTCACAGGCCAAGGCTCACCACACGCTGGTATGGGTGCGGACTTGTACGCCCGGTTCGCTTCATTCAAGAACAACTTACAGCGCTACAACCACTTGTGCGTCCAGATGGGCCTGCCGTCGATTCTTCCTCTATTTGAGGAGCGGGACTATTTTAGCCGTGCTTCGCTTACTGCCCTCCAGTTGGCGCACGTCTCTTTCCAGATGGCTCTTTGCAAGCTCTGGGAGTCCTTTGGCATCACCCCCAAGGCAGTCGTCGGTCACAGTCTTGGAGAGTACGCCGCTCTTTATGCCGCCGGTGCTCTTTCTCAAGCCGACGTCCTCTACTTGGTAGGAAAGCGATCTCAGCTGATGGAGGAGCACTTAGCCCAGGGAACGCACGCCATGCTCGTCGTTATGGCTGAAGAGGCTACAGTCCTCGCTGCTATTCCTGGTGTTGTCGGTCGCGACCTCGAGGTCTCGTGCCGCAACAGGAAGCACAACATCGTTCTCGGCGGAACCATTGCGCATGTCAAGGAAGCCCGGACCATTCTCGAGTCGAAGGGCATGCGCTGCCATGTTCTCGACACTGCACACGCTTTCCACACCTCTCAGGTTGACCCTATCCTTGCTCAGTTCCGGAAGATTGCAAAGGGTATTCACATTTGTCGCCCTACGATCCCAGTTATCTCGCCTACTCTGAGCAAGGTGCTTCGCGAGGCCACTGATTTCAGCGAGGGCTACTTTGTTGAGCATTGCAGAAAGCCGGTCAACATCATGCAGGCCGCATCTGTCGCCAAGGCAGAAGGCATCTTGGATGAGCGCACTATCGCCATTGAGATTGGTCCCGCGCCTGTTGTTGCTCCTATGGTTAAGGAAGTCGTTGGATCTACGATGCAGACGTTCGCATCTGCACACAAGACTATTGATACCTGGCAACTGATGACCGATGCCTTCTCCGGCATGTATGCGGCTGGGGCCAACGTCGAATGGTCTAGATACCATGCCGACTTCCCAGAGTGCCAGCAGGTTCTTCAACTGCCCTCCTACGGATGGACTCTCAAGGAGTACTGGATGCAGTACACCAATGACTGGAGTCTCCGCAAAGGTGATGCTCCCATTATCATGGGGCCTGCCAACTTGGCCTTCTCGTCGATTTACAACGTGGTCAAGAACACTCTTCAGTCAAGCTCTGACGGCGAGGTGGTCGTCGATCTCGACCTCAACGCTGACGATGTTCATTCCATGGCTCAAGGTCACAAGGTCTACTACGGTGTAGCTCTATGCACTCCTTCCGTCTATGCAGACATTGCTCAGATGATTGGCAAGTATGTCAAGCAAATCACAGGCATGGACGTCGACGCAGTCGGAACCGAGGTGGCAGAGATGCACATCCAGAGTGCTCTCGTCGCCAATGATGTCGGACTCAAGCAAGTCCTTCGCACCGAGGCAAAGTTTGATGCGGCGAAGAAGTCTCTCTTCTGTACATTCTCTACCCTCGACGGCAACGACAAAACCATGGAGCAGCATGCCAACTGTTCAATCCGCTTCACCGAAATCGATGAGACCAAGTCTCAGTTCGCTCAGGCTGTTTCGGATGCAAAGATTCGCATGAAGGCCATCCAGGCGCAGGTCGGAGGAGATGAGAGCACTTTCCGGTTCAGCAAATCGATGATCTACAAGATGGTTGGTCAGCTTGCCGATTTCGACCCCAAGTATCGCGGCCTGTCTGCCATCACTCTCAGCAACAACACCTACGAAGCTGCAGGTACTGTATCATTCAAGGGCATCCCTGACAATGGAAAGTGGTTCTCCAATCCCGCTTTCCTGGACTCCATCTCTCAATTAGCTGGCTTTGTTATGAACGCCAATGAGTCTGTCGATCTTGACAAGGAGCTTTTTGTCAACCATGGATGGGAGTCGATGAAGCTATTCACTCCTAAGCTCGATGCGAACATGACCTACCACTCATATGTGAAGATGACTGAGGGCAAGGACAAACTGTGGTCTGGAGATGTTATCATCTTCGATCAGAATCAGAACCTCATCGGAATCCTTGGTGGGGTTGCGTTACAGGGAGTCCCCAAACGCCTTATGGACTACATCATCAATTCGGCCATGAAGAAGGTCTCGGGTGGCTTCTCATCGGCAAAGTCTCAAACGCAACCACTACAGCCCCAGGCAATCGTCACTTCGGACATGAAGGCAACCTTTGGAGACATTTCTCTGGCCGAGTCTCAAGCTGCTCCCACTGCGCAACAAGCTGCAGAAGACTCCTGGCCTGTGGCTCTCAAAGTCTTGGCTGAAGAGAGTGGTCTTGATGAGAAGGAGCTGGCCGACGATGTCGCCCTCGCTGACATTGGTATCGACTCGCTTTTGTCACTTGTGATTTGCGGCAGACTGCGCGACGAGCTTGACGTTGATCTTCCAGAACGGGCACTATTTGAGGAGTGTCTCACTGTTGGCGACATTAGGATGCGTGTTTCTGGCACCGCGATGTCGTCGACAGAGTCCTCTGGGCATGAGAGCGACATCACAAGCGTTGAATCTGACAATGCTTCGTCGGTGGGCTCGCCTGATCTCGACAACTTGGCGTCGCCTTTCTCCGCTGCCATGACGCCAATCAATGGGCTTGATACCCCTGGTTCTTATTTTGAGGTCATCGACATGAGCGCTGGAGACTTCAAGGGCCAAGCCGTTCCATCGACTCCTATCGTGTCTACAATTCCACCGGCGTGGTCAATGTACCTCCAAGGTTCCCGCACGAAAGCCAAGGAGactcttttccttttcccGGATGGCTGTGGAGTAGCCACTTCCTACTTGAGTCTTCCGACTATCTCGCCGACTACGGCACTTGTTGGCTTCAATTCGCCATTTgcaaa AACTCCCAGCCGAATGTGCGACCATACTCTTCGAGAGGTTCTACAGTCCTACATCGCCGGCCTCCGTCAGAAGCAATCCCGTGGCCCCTACCGTCTCGGAGGTTGGTCAGCGGGCGGTATTCTCGCCTACGCAGTGACCCAAGAACTCATTGCCGCCGGCGAGGAAGTCACCTCTCTCACGCTTATTGACTCTCCCCCGCCCAACAACGGCCTGGATCACCTGCCTGACAGATTCTACGACCACTGCAACAAGGTCGGCATCTTCCGCAACGAGATGCGTCGCGGCGCGGAGCAGTCTGAACCGCCCGAGTGGTTGATGCCTCACTTCCGCGCCTCAACTGAACTTCTGCATGACTATCATGCGCCCGCCATGTCACCCGAGGCGGCCAGAAAGTTACACGTAAATATCATCTGGGCAGGGGAGTGCGCTTTTGATGGGGTTCGGTACCCGACTTTGCCGCCTGCCATGATGGAAGGCGAGGATTGTGAGGGGATGAAGTTCCTCACTGAGAAGAGGAAAAATTTCGGACCCGGGGAGTGGGCTTTGCTGTTCCCCGGTGCGTCTATTGCGACTACGGTCATTGAGCGGGAGCATCACTTCAGCATGATGCGAGGTAGCGGCGCAGACAGATTGGTCGACGCTATCAGACGGGGTCTCTGA
- a CDS encoding O-methyltransferase, whose translation MPSRIIEDELTELVAILSSASAELNKFLSNRGLEKLSTEAAAPSLELTPENVPYFQAKTSIVDAAERVVRLARGPRDTLITLSFEHCATASLQIALKYKLASHIPLGGSITYAAVSEAVGKPEVTPALVERILQHTSSYGLFEAQPGGTVAHNAMSALLVTDPDLEAWMDLSATIAYPAGASVPKALQSYGYSMEANESAYGVSIGRKISQFQRFREADGQQLHDMFARAMRGIAVGGAYDLRHAVDGGYPWHLLEKDHIRLIVDVGGGPGHISMALAKKYPKLHFEVQDLPETVEVGAKSCPEELKGRVTFRPHDFMKPQPEHKVADGEGIAYFCRFILHDWSDKYAQNILQSLASSLRPQDRIIINDVVVPEPGQESRERERRMQSVPPLICHSLTELVLTSFSDRDLLMLMNLNGRERTRTAFENLCSAVTPKLQVKTVFRPELGELSLIDISLA comes from the coding sequence ATGCCCAGCCGTATTATCGAAGACGAGCTCACCGAGCTTGTCGCAATCCTGTCATCAGCTTCGGCTGAGCTGAATAAGTTTCTTTCCAATCGCGGTCTTGAAAAGCTCTCCACCGAAGCCGCCGCACCCAGCCTCGAACTTACTCCCGAGAACGTGCCCTATTTCCAGGCAAAGACATCAATCGTCGATGCCGCAGAACGTGTTGTTCGTCTGGCTCGTGGGCCCAGAGACACACTCATCACTCTGAGCTTTGAGCACTGCGCCACAGCTTCTCTCCAAATTGCCCTGAAGTACAAGCTAGCCAGCCATATCCCACTGGGAGGAAGTATAACATACGCAGCCGTTTCTGAGGCAGTCGGCAAGCCCGAGGTCACACCGGCCCTCGTCGAGCGCATTCTCCAGCACACGTCTTCCTATGGCTTGTTCGAGGCCCAGCCAGGCGGCACCGTCGCCCACAACGCCATGTCTGCGCTTCTCGTGACAGACCCTGACCTGGAAGCATGGATGGATCTGAGTGCCACCATTGCTTATCCGGCCGGCGCATCTGTCCCCAAAGCGCTGCAAAGCTACGGCTACAGTATGGAGGCGAACGAGTCTGCCTACGGAGTCTCCATTGGCAGAAAGATTTCTCAGTTCCAGCGCTTCCGCGAAGCAGACGGTCAGCAGCTGCACGATATGTTTGCCCGCGCCATGCGCGGCATTGCGGTTGGCGGTGCCTACGACCTTCGTCACGCTGTTGACGGCGGATACCCGTGGCACTTGCTGGAAAAAGACCACATCCGTCTCATTGTTGACGTTGGTGGTGGCCCTGGCCACATTTCAATGGCTCTGGCCAAGAAGTACCCAAAGCTCCATTTCGAGGTGCAAGACTTGCCGGAGACCGTCGAAGTCGGGGCCAAGTCCTGCCCTGAGGAGTTAAAGGGCCGCGTCACTTTCCGTCCCCACGACTTCATGAAGCCTCAGCCTGAGCACAAGGTTGCTGATGGAGAAGGCATTGCCTACTTCTGCCGCTTTATCCTTCACGACTGGAGCGACAAGTACGCTCAGAACATTCTTCAGAGTCTGGCGTCATCTCTGAGACCCCAGGACCGTATTATTATCAACGATGTCGTGGTCCCTGAACCGGGACAAGAGAGCCGTGAGAGAGAACGTCGCATGCAGTCAGTTCCACCCCTCATTTGTCATAGCCTGACAGAACTCGTATTGACAAGCTTTAGTGATCGGGACCTGCTGATGTTGATGAACCTTAATGGTCGCGAACGTACAAGAACTGCGTTCGAGAACCTCTGCAGTGCGGTGACGCCTAAGCTCCAAGTGAAGACAGTATTCCGCCCTGAGCTCGGGGAACTTTCTCTCATTGACATAAGTTTGGCGTGA
- a CDS encoding O-methyltransferase, producing MKGDSGSAGSETSLPIVDSQPFADRGIEVWHSRVSLSGRPREPAPTGSTFTGNWLYTIGRSSFTVKMTSSRIPLPQFIPSVRAPHITLVAMDFYQRLRSSLDSIASHGAELLRQSDNGSIAASPFEDKSKAVHNPRKKLMESAMKLLQLATMPEEYLDHLANEYQELTCVRWLVDLDVLQHLPQDGSIAYAVLAAKAGVPEKHLKGVARMAVLNGFLEEPTSGHVSHSRSSALLVRDENFMSWARWMMNYSMPVAYKFPEATRRWGDTDAKNQTAFNVAENTTDPFFDHIRKNPDLTSVFSSYMRNVTASRPWSLAHAVECFDWASLPEGAKVVDVGGSHGQLAVHVASKFPHLKYIVQDLPETVATAQRAFDADTSIDPAVKSHIQFMSSDFFKPQTVLDAHVYFLRMIIHDWPDRDARIILQNLRTALEANPKARIVIMDTILPPPGSTTLQHEQQLRVRDLMMMQVFNARERELENWKNLLNDVGMEIEHSRQPDDSVMGLLTVQLQSSAPGSPNEFIQIKKPIMPATESRPVLIMGAGISGLCLAQALKKHNVPFRVFERDPAVDSRPQGYRLKLRRDAAVALAESLPEEVYQTFQTSCATLAIGETDFNPFTGLVVNSRSGGGLSGKLGLHPSYCVDRAAFRTALMTGIEDRIQFSKELSSYKADVDQGVVTVTFKDGETVEGRFLVGADGLHSVVRRNLVPSHKIRDTGAACIYGKTPMTPEILEKFPEKGMRWMTIVSDQTPMLQSCIIGDAPVTLLLEPIRFSEVSRSQHQLPADYIYWALIGPEARFRLDGETSTSKVSSSTSAQAAAEAARLSLSITQEWHSSIRSVFEQQDTRQATLIRVVSSVPNVPSWSPSAMATLLGDAIHPMSPCGGVGAQTAICDASSLAKTIAAAQGSPTAEDIGAFEEGMRKRAQRSILQSEVGSKKMFGLRSLEDCDAWTGF from the exons ATGAAAGGAGACTCTGGCTCAGCAGGA TCAGAAACTAGTCTACCCATTGTAGACTCTCAACCTTTTGCTGACCGGGGAATTGAAGTTTGGCATTCGCGAGTTTCACTGTCGGGACGACCTCGGGAACCTGCCCCTACGGGTTCCACTTTTACCGGTAATTGGCTCTACACGATTGGTAGATCTTCGTTTACCGTCAAAATGACG TCTTCCCGCATCCCTTTGCCACAATTTATCCCGTCAGTCAGGGCCCCTCATATTACACTCGTTGCAATGGACTTCTATCAGAGACTGAGGAGTTCACTGGACTCGATTGCGTCTCACGGAGCTGAGCTTCTCCGTCAATCAGACAATGGATCGATTGCGGCCAGTCCTTTCGAGGACAAGTCGAAGGCTGTTCATAATCCTCGCAAAAAGCTCATGGAGTCGGCAATGAAACTTCTCCAACTGGCGACTATGCCTGAAGAGTACCTTGACCACCTGGCCAATGAG TACCAAGAGTTAACTTGCGTCCGATGGCTTGTGGATCTCGATGTCCTACAACACCTCCCTCAAGACGGCTCGATTGCATACGCGGTGTTGGCAGCCAAAGCGGGCGTTCCCGAGAAGCACCTCAAAGGTGTTGCTCGGATGGCTGTGCTCAACGGTTTCCTGGAAGAGCCTACATCCGGCCACGTCTCACACAGCCGGTCGTCGGCCTTGCTTGTTCGCGACGAGAACTTCATGAGCTGGGCCCGCTGGATGATGAACTACTCGATGCCAGTCGCGTACAAGTTCCCTGAAGCAACTCGCCGCTGGGGCGACACGGACGCCAAGAATCAGACAGCTTTCAACGTTGCCGAGAATACTACAGATCCGTTCTTTGACCACATTCGAAAGAACCCAGACCTCACATCTGTGTTTTCGAGCTATATGCGCAATGTCACAGCCTCCCGGCCTTGGAGCTTAGCGCATGCCGTAGAGTGTTTCGACTGGGCCTCGCTGCCAGAGGGCGCAAAGGTTGTCGATGTGGGCGGTTCTCACGGCCAGCTCGCGGTCCACGTTGCCTCCAAATTCCCACATTTGAAGTACATTGTGCAAGATCTGCCAGAGACAGTTGCGACTGCTCAGCGGGCATTTGATGCCGACACTAGCATCGATCCGGCAGTCAAATCGCACATCCAGTTCATGTCTTCAGACTTTTTCAAGCCTCAAACAGTTTTGGATGCCCACGTCTACTTCCTTCGCATGATCATCCACGACTGGCCTGATAGAGATGCTCGCATTATTTTGCAAAATCTTCGGACTGCACTCGAGGCAAACCCTAAAGCCCGCATCGTGATCATGGACACAATTCTCCCGCCCCCAGGATCAACAACTCTCCAGCACGAGCAGCAGCTGAGAGTTCGAGATCTCATGATGATGCAGGTCTTCAACGCTAGAGAGCGAGAGTTAGAAAACTGGAAGAATCTGCTCAATGACGTGGGGATGGAGATCGAACACTCGCGTCAGCCTGACGACAGTGTCATGGGGCTTTTGACCGTCCAACTTCAGTCTTCCGCACCCGGCAGCCCGAACGAATTCATCCAAATCAAGAAACCCATTATGCCGGCGACGGAAAGCCGGCCAGTCCTGATCATGGGCGCTGGCATCAGCGGTCTGTGCTTGGCCCAGGCACTGAAAAAGCACAACGTTCCCTTCCGGGTATTTGAAAGGGATCCCGCGGTTGATTCGCGGCCCCAAGGATACCGCCTCAAGCTTCGCAGAGACGCTGCCGTCGCACTGGCCGAGAGTTTGCCCGAGGAAGTCTATCAGACTTTTCAGACATCATGCGCCACCCTGGCTATCGGGGAAACCGACTTTAACCCATTTACCGGTCTGGTGGTCAACAGTCGCTCTGGCGGTGGGTTGAGCGGAAAACTTGGCCTTCACCCCAGCTACTGCGTTGACAGAGCTGCTTTCCGCACTGCTCTGATGACGGGTATTGAGGACCGAATCCAGTTCAGCAAAGAGCTGTCATCCTACAAGGCAGATGTTGATCAAGGCGTTGTTACCGTTACTTTCAAGGATGGTGAAACAGTAGAAGGCCGATTCCTTGTTGGTGCAGACGGCCTGCACTCAGTTGTGCGTCGCAATCTCGTTCCCAGCCACAAAATCAGGGACACTGGAGCTGCCTGTATCTACGGGAAAACTCCAATGACACCTGAGATCCTAGAGAAGTTCCCCGAGAAGGGCATGAGATGGATGACCATCGTGTCTGACCAAACACCGATGCTGCAATCCTGCATCATCGGAGATGCGCCGGTGACTTTGCTTTTGGAGCCAATCCGTTTCAGCGAGGTGAGCCGGTCTCAGCATCAGCTTCCCGCAGATTACATTTACTGGGCTCTCATTGGCCCCGAAGCTCGATTCCGCCTAGACGGAGAGACGTCGACGTCCAAGGTCAGCAGCTCAACCTCTGCACAAGCGGCGGCCGAGGCAGCTCGTCTGAGTTTGTCCATCACGCAAGAGTGGCATTCCTCCATTCGGTCAGTCTTTGAACAACAGGATACGAGGCAGGCGACTCTGATTCGCGTCGTGTCTTCTGTGCCTAACGTCCCCTCATGGTCACCGTCTGCCATGGCGACCCTGCTCGGGGATGCTATCCATCCCATGAGTCCCTGTGGCGGGGTCGGAGCGCAGACGGCAATCTGCGATGCTTCCAGTCTTGCGAAGACAATTGCCGCGGCCCAGGGATCCCCTACAGCTGAGGACATTGGGGCATTTGAGGAGGGAATGAGAAAACGTGCTCAACGAAGCATTTTGCAGAGTGAAGTCGGTTCGAAGAAGATGTTTGGACTTCGCTCGTTGGAAGATTGTGACGCCTGGACGGGCTTCTAA